A stretch of Treponema vincentii F0403 DNA encodes these proteins:
- a CDS encoding 5-oxoprolinase/urea amidolyase family protein: MKCSIKVIRPGACTTVQDLGRIGYQKFGIPVAGVMDEFAASVANFLVGNERNEAVLEITYLGPTLEFQEDMLIGIAGANVSPKLNGVPVPVWESFTVKKGDVLSFGSVKGGVRAYIAFAGSIDVPLVNGSKSTLMKSKIGGFQGRMLQAGDELSICVRQGTCPQRLPAHFIPIYPHSNDIAVCLGPQDDYFTEQGISDFFGHPYTITANADRMGIRLEGTAVAHKTKADIISDAAVIGSIQVPADGKPIILMADRQTTGGYAKIGTVIKEDIIKLAQMASNDTIQFCRISMEEAQQKYRTFYQKLEEIRSSLQALCNTGIQACASGTAVNASAGGPTGKDSTVASVPDTAGNTAAAVKETVCLPVAGTVSKMAVKTGDTVKEGDLLFTFEAMKMENDMTAPCSGTIGRIYKKAGGLADAGEPVLEII, from the coding sequence ATGAAGTGTAGTATAAAAGTGATAAGACCGGGTGCTTGTACAACCGTTCAAGATCTCGGCAGAATCGGATATCAGAAATTCGGAATCCCTGTTGCCGGCGTTATGGATGAATTTGCCGCGTCGGTTGCAAACTTTTTAGTGGGAAACGAGCGGAACGAAGCGGTACTCGAAATTACCTACCTCGGCCCAACCCTTGAGTTTCAAGAAGATATGCTGATCGGAATTGCCGGTGCAAATGTAAGCCCCAAGCTGAACGGCGTACCGGTACCGGTTTGGGAAAGTTTTACCGTTAAAAAAGGCGACGTGCTCAGTTTCGGCAGCGTAAAGGGCGGAGTCCGTGCTTATATCGCATTTGCAGGCTCCATCGATGTACCGCTTGTAAACGGTAGCAAATCCACATTGATGAAATCGAAAATCGGCGGTTTTCAGGGCAGAATGCTGCAGGCAGGCGATGAGCTTTCCATTTGCGTCAGGCAAGGCACCTGCCCGCAACGGCTGCCCGCTCATTTTATCCCGATCTATCCCCACAGCAATGATATAGCCGTATGTCTCGGGCCGCAGGACGATTATTTTACCGAACAAGGCATATCCGATTTCTTCGGGCACCCGTACACGATTACGGCAAATGCCGACCGTATGGGAATCCGCCTTGAAGGAACAGCCGTTGCACATAAAACCAAGGCGGACATTATTTCCGACGCGGCGGTTATCGGCTCTATCCAAGTCCCGGCGGACGGTAAGCCCATCATTTTGATGGCAGACCGGCAAACAACCGGCGGCTATGCAAAAATCGGCACGGTAATTAAGGAAGATATTATCAAATTAGCCCAAATGGCGTCAAACGATACTATCCAATTCTGCCGTATTTCGATGGAGGAAGCGCAGCAAAAATACCGAACCTTTTATCAAAAACTGGAAGAAATCCGAAGCAGTTTGCAGGCTTTATGCAACACGGGGATACAGGCCTGCGCTTCCGGTACTGCAGTGAATGCCTCCGCCGGTGGACCTACCGGTAAGGATTCTACCGTAGCGTCTGTTCCCGATACAGCCGGAAATACTGCGGCAGCCGTAAAGGAAACGGTTTGCCTACCGGTTGCCGGGACCGTTTCAAAAATGGCCGTTAAAACGGGCGATACGGTAAAAGAGGGTGATTTGCTGTTTACTTTTGAGGCTATGAAGATGGAAAACGACATGACCGCACCCTGTTCCGGAACCATCGGCCGTATTTATAAAAAAGCGGGCGGCCTAGCGGATGCGGGTGAACCCGTCCTTGAGATTATCTAG
- a CDS encoding nucleotide exchange factor GrpE, which yields MTKKHGKKHEQECETQPVEQDGASAEQQTVSEQQTGNQELGNAAAGQTAQHAEAAQEAKKEPSDAEKLASLEVKCRDLQDQYLRKAADFDNYRKRMIKEKQEAIDYANSNLLTDLLQILDDFDRAIEAGKKAGEESAAAFMQGVMMIRSGLLTLLESKYGLQYYEVQGKVFNPDIHEAVATNPSAEVTEPTVGAELQKGYKLKERILRPAKVMVLMPAPAETK from the coding sequence ATGACAAAGAAACACGGAAAAAAACATGAGCAGGAGTGCGAAACACAGCCGGTAGAGCAGGACGGCGCAAGCGCCGAACAGCAGACTGTATCGGAGCAGCAAACCGGCAATCAAGAGCTTGGGAATGCAGCTGCCGGACAAACTGCTCAGCATGCAGAAGCCGCGCAGGAAGCAAAAAAAGAGCCGTCCGATGCTGAAAAGCTCGCGTCTCTTGAAGTAAAATGCAGGGACTTGCAGGATCAATATCTGCGTAAGGCGGCGGATTTTGACAATTACCGCAAGCGCATGATAAAAGAAAAGCAGGAGGCAATCGATTACGCAAACAGCAATTTGCTTACCGACCTGCTGCAGATATTGGATGACTTTGACCGCGCAATCGAAGCGGGAAAAAAGGCCGGAGAAGAAAGCGCCGCCGCTTTTATGCAGGGCGTTATGATGATCCGGAGCGGCTTACTCACGCTGCTGGAATCCAAGTACGGACTGCAGTACTACGAAGTACAGGGAAAGGTTTTTAACCCCGACATCCACGAAGCGGTTGCAACCAATCCTTCAGCGGAGGTTACGGAACCGACCGTCGGAGCGGAACTGCAAAAGGGCTATAAATTGAAGGAACGGATTCTCCGTCCGGCAAAGGTTATGGTATTGATGCCAGCTCCGGCGGAAACAAAATAA
- the dnaK gene encoding molecular chaperone DnaK, with protein sequence MGKIIGIDLGTTNSCVAIMEGGEPVVIANAEGGRTTPSIVAFKKDERIVGQPAKNQMITNPEGTIYSVKRFIGRRYSELTDELKRVPYKIVPQGDDVRIEVDGKKYSTQEISAFILQKMKKTAEDYLGEPVTEAVITVPAYFNDAQRQATKDAGKIAGLDVKRIINEPTAASLAFGFNKDSKKEKIIAVYDLGGGTFDISILELGDGVFEVKSTNGDTHLGGDDFDNRIVEWLEKEFKADQGIDLSKDRMALQRLREAAEKAKIELSSRAETGINLPFITADANGPKHLQKTLTRAKFEQMTDDLFERTKEPCRKALKDAGLEASQIDEILLVGGSTRMPKVAQIIKEIFGKEGSKGVNPDEAVAVGAAIQGGILGGDVKDVLLLDVTPLSLGIETMGGVFTPLINRNTTIPTRKSQVFSTAADGQTAVSIHVLQGERGMASQNRTLGNFDLVGIPPAPRGVPQIEVTFDIDANGIVHVSAKDLGTGKEQHIRIESSSGLSESEIDRMVKEAEANAENDKKEREKVEVRNEADSMIYQTEKTLKEMGDKVNAADKQRIEEAVAALKKAIEGGDTADIKSKTEALQQAAYKIAEEMYKQQGAQAGAAGAAGAGAAGGASESGSTKGTADDVDYEVVKDEDK encoded by the coding sequence ATGGGAAAGATTATCGGAATTGACTTAGGAACAACCAACTCTTGTGTTGCGATTATGGAAGGCGGAGAGCCCGTCGTTATCGCAAATGCCGAAGGGGGACGCACCACACCGTCGATCGTTGCATTCAAAAAAGATGAACGGATTGTCGGTCAGCCTGCAAAGAACCAGATGATTACCAATCCTGAAGGTACCATCTACTCGGTAAAGCGGTTTATCGGCCGTCGGTACAGCGAGTTAACCGACGAATTAAAGCGGGTTCCGTATAAAATCGTACCGCAGGGAGACGATGTCCGTATCGAAGTAGACGGCAAAAAATATTCAACGCAGGAAATTTCAGCCTTTATTCTGCAGAAGATGAAGAAAACGGCAGAAGACTATTTGGGCGAACCGGTAACCGAAGCGGTTATCACGGTACCTGCATACTTTAACGATGCACAGCGCCAAGCAACCAAGGATGCCGGTAAAATCGCCGGATTGGATGTAAAGCGTATTATCAACGAACCGACGGCTGCTTCTCTTGCATTCGGCTTTAACAAGGATTCAAAGAAAGAGAAGATTATTGCGGTATACGACCTCGGCGGCGGTACCTTTGATATTTCGATTTTGGAATTGGGCGACGGCGTATTCGAGGTTAAATCCACCAACGGCGACACCCACTTGGGCGGCGACGACTTTGATAACCGCATTGTAGAATGGCTCGAAAAAGAGTTTAAGGCGGATCAGGGCATCGACCTTTCAAAGGATCGTATGGCACTGCAGCGGCTCCGTGAAGCGGCTGAAAAAGCAAAGATCGAACTTTCCAGCCGTGCGGAAACGGGAATCAACCTTCCGTTTATCACCGCCGATGCAAACGGCCCCAAGCACTTGCAGAAAACGCTGACCCGTGCAAAGTTCGAGCAGATGACCGACGACCTTTTTGAGCGCACCAAAGAACCGTGCCGCAAAGCCTTAAAGGATGCAGGTCTTGAAGCAAGTCAGATCGACGAAATTCTGTTGGTCGGCGGTTCAACCCGTATGCCTAAGGTTGCGCAGATTATCAAAGAGATTTTCGGGAAAGAAGGTTCCAAGGGTGTAAACCCCGACGAAGCGGTTGCAGTCGGTGCAGCTATCCAGGGCGGTATCTTGGGCGGCGATGTCAAAGACGTGTTGTTGCTCGACGTTACCCCGCTTTCGCTCGGTATCGAAACAATGGGCGGCGTATTCACTCCGTTGATTAACCGCAACACCACCATCCCGACGCGCAAGAGCCAGGTATTCTCCACTGCGGCCGACGGACAAACTGCGGTTTCCATCCATGTATTGCAGGGTGAACGCGGTATGGCAAGCCAGAACCGGACGCTCGGCAACTTCGACTTGGTCGGTATTCCTCCGGCTCCCCGCGGTGTACCGCAGATTGAAGTTACGTTCGACATCGACGCAAACGGTATCGTGCACGTTTCCGCAAAAGACCTCGGAACCGGTAAAGAGCAGCACATCCGCATCGAAAGCTCCAGCGGCTTAAGCGAAAGCGAAATCGACCGCATGGTAAAAGAAGCGGAAGCCAATGCCGAAAACGACAAGAAAGAGCGCGAAAAGGTTGAGGTGCGCAACGAAGCTGACTCGATGATTTACCAGACCGAAAAGACCTTGAAGGAAATGGGCGATAAGGTGAACGCCGCCGACAAGCAGCGCATCGAAGAAGCGGTTGCAGCCTTAAAGAAGGCGATTGAAGGCGGAGATACCGCAGACATCAAGTCCAAGACCGAAGCGTTACAGCAGGCTGCGTATAAGATTGCCGAAGAAATGTATAAGCAGCAGGGCGCTCAAGCCGGTGCGGCAGGAGCTGCCGGAGCAGGCGCGGCCGGCGGTGCATCCGAAAGCGGTTCCACCAAGGGAACAGCCGACGATGTTGACTACGAAGTCGTAAAAGACGAAGATAAATAA